ATGATGACAATGTAGCTTTTCAACTTAGCCACTGAACAACTAAAATTTGCACTATTGTGATAACTGTCATTaagataagtttttttttcatggcgTAAACAATAATAAAGGCATTGCCAGTATTCACTAATCTCAATTATACTACTTAACGTTAATTGCATTTCCCAATTAACTCCCTTTTATCGATGTTTTATATAgagttttttatacaaaaatatacaaaaatatatttggcTGAGGTTTTATAAAAGCGAGACCAATTTGTAATTAAAAGTATCAAACTAGTGAATAGCTAATTAGTAAAGCATGATCATAGGCATTTTGACCATATAAGATATGATTACATTTCTGaccataaattaaaaaaaaaccctCATAAGCACAGTATGTTAAAAATATCCAAGGAAATGTTCTCATCTGATCACTAAACATTATCAAACTTGgtaaaataaatacacattatcatattttggtaaattaaataaacattatcaaATTTGGTAAATTAACTAAACATTATCAAATTTAGTAAATTAACTAAACATtatcaaatgttaattaaaacctacgaatcaaaatatttaaagaattgaGATTTGTAAATACAGAATAAGGCAAACGAGTGCAGCGCGCACGCGCCCTCTAAGGGGCCGGTCTCTTCCACGTGTAACACGCGGCAGGCCTGACAGGGGTTTGACACTCTTCCCTCTGCCACGCGTAGTGGTCCCGTCCCCACGTGCTCGACTTTTTCTGTTCACATATGTAGTCTTCTCTCTGCCAAACGTAGGGGTTTGCCTGCCAATGAAAGGCGTCTATCTGGATGCCACGGAACCGAGCTGAAATTTCGAAAGGTCTATATGTTATAAGCGGTATTTACGCACTGTAATATTTCGCATTTAGCACAataaaaatgcacataatataTCTACAGCTAACAAAGTGTTTTAAATGGGTAACGAATGCATTTAACTCCTAAACTTGAATGTAAATACGAGTtcacgtttatttttttaaatttattacttGTATATTAGACATATTTTAAGAGTACATGTATGACACTGTCATGCGCAACAGTTTTACTCGAAAATACATACATGTTAGGGATAccatttaaatatgtacatgGAATGTTTGTGACTCATACCTGCAACTGTTAGGCGCAACTTGAGGCGGGCTCGCTTGGCGGGAGGCTCGTCCGCTACTTCCGGCGCTCCTTCGTCGGAGAGGGAGCTGCTATGGCGCTTACGCCCAAACCTTCTGTGAGCGAGAACGGGATAATCATTTGACGCGCCCTCTGATGGATTGAAAAAGAAAGTTATCAGTTATGATTTTTAATACTTATATCCAAAACAAATAACAGGGGATAAAGGTCCATACGAAAAACACAACACCGTTATATGTGTTTCGTGAATTGTGAAGGTAGCTTaactaaaatgatattttaagtaattatatatttgatagacATGTACACACCATGAAAATTATTTGTTACTAGACGAATGCTTATACTCAGAACAAAAACAAAGGAAAACGGGCCAAATAAAAAAGGGCAGAATTTTGTTAACTTATGAAACGTTTTATGTTAAACTATGTATGACAAATGCATAAAGAgcacatggaatttattgttgtctgcttattatttaatttgtaatacGCCATGTGTTCAGTGTTTTAGAATTACAAGTAACACTGAAGTAAAACTGTAAGCACATACAGGAAACTTCGTGAAAAATAGAAGTAGAATAGAAATGTTAAGGTCAGAATGAAGGCAGAAACCTGTGAGACGCGCGGAAGCCATAGGCACCATGATGGCACGTGACAAAGTGTGAGCCGGCACGAGAGATGACAGATAAGAGAGAATGGATGAACCGTT
This is a stretch of genomic DNA from Dreissena polymorpha isolate Duluth1 chromosome 7, UMN_Dpol_1.0, whole genome shotgun sequence. It encodes these proteins:
- the LOC127837465 gene encoding uncharacterized protein LOC127837465, which produces MAQEIYKNKSLNLQISVSDGFRRQVVQSSGGDTRVVVSKPTGDLRNVLNARRSRAGSSVEDATPRSETGCYVGQTGDLRQCLNEMRAQSMSQSTNIRFQRIAAVFYQLRRQLGGVVMGNGSSILSYLSSLVPAHTLSRAIMVPMASARLTEGASNDYPVLAHRRFGRKRHSSSLSDEGAPEVADEPPAKRARLKLRLTVAARFRGIQIDAFHWQANPYVWQREDYICEQKKSSTWGRDHYAWQREECQTPVRPAACYTWKRPAP